The stretch of DNA ataaaataacaaatcgAACAGATTCTAAGAAgtatacatatttattaataattaataaatttgattgATGATTCTATATAAGAAGCATACACATTTATTTatcattattatataaatttaattaataattttatataagaagtatacatatttattaataattaataaagttaattgaTAATTCTATATATGAAGTACACACATTATTTATGAGATAACTTAACGAATTCACAAGATGGATTATTAGGCTCAAGTTATCTCATAGGTTTTGTAGTTGCAATTCGTACATCAAGTtaagattttgttatttttaataaatagtaataatattttatttctttgagtgttagatattttttaaatcattATTTTACTACACATATATTTCATAAATAGTTCTTGGGAGATCCATGAGGTTTGTTCTTACACTATGTGGTATTTTATACTTACTAACTTtacaaaaataagaaataagaatgtgtgttttaaaaatatatttaattttatgttattttattaattaattttcacttttttctgtatttttgaaaaataagcaTTAGGAATTTTTAAGATGTGAAAGATGGTCTTTCTTCCATTTGAAGtagaattaaatgcaaaattactTATCTATCATCTttgcaagttttttttttttttttaatgccaattgTTCTCTctaatttcatttttataaaCACTTGGTGCTTACTCACAGTAAAGTGCATGATGGCTCTCCTACTAGCAAGTCTTTTGGCAATAGAAGAGTCTTTCCTTTAGATCACACTTATGGCACGTTTACTATACAGTTATTCAGAATCGgaataaattaatgaaaaaatataaccgaataaataaaaaataatcggaatcaatatttttaatatgttgtttactaattttttttttggaaatggaatagttgtgattcatcttatttattttattaggaaacgtaatcggaatgcttaaattaactaaattgtccttttgagttaaactatattatatggtagttattttaTAAGATATGTTTTAAAGGACataattgtcatttatatttaatattaaaaaataaaataaaaataattaaaatccatTACTCTTAATGACATTCCTTACAAAATTGGTGGGGAAagtttttcatttcttttttccCTTATTAATCAAGTTCTCTTTTtcctaatttaaataatgtaagTAAACAAATGTAAGAGAATGATTACCTTACCATTGATTcccattacttattagtaaacatgTCATATGTTTTATGTGAGTTGGGCTTCAAGGAAATAAAGTTAGAGGAGGACCCGACTCTAAAATATAGTtggtcataaaaaaaataatattttagacttttatttaaaaaaaaaaagagtgatattttttaaattcagtaaaagaaaagtatatttttaAGAAGAATTTTTTTGACTCCTAAACTAAGTAAGCTCTATATACAGGCTTAGTCCACCTGTACTCAAGGTCGAACTTGAGTTAGAGGGTGCTTGGCTTAAGGGAATATGAAAGTGTAAAAAATTGTTAACAATACcattaattaaacttaaaaaaataaaactcatttgtAACACAAACCTCTTTTGAAACACTCCctatgtaaatttatttattcaaattgcTTAAACACTTTcagtaaattttttaattttgcatgattcttttatatatatgtaaatactacttATTGGCAAATACTGGTATTGTGAGCACTCTTTCAAGAAAAATCTTATTATTTAGCTAATTTTCATCAAAATATGTCTATTTTGATTCACTGATTGTGACAAGAAATAGTTATTCGTTTATCAGTGGTATTTAATTTTGAGCATTTTCTTATTGGGTTTGCTCTTGTTGGaattttttgtgaaaaaaaaaatctattcatGTGTGATATTTTGTTGACTGTTTTATATGTCTTTACATATTCTAAAAACTATGATGACATGGCACAACTCAAGACACCTCAAGATTGGACACTCAAGTTTGTTAGTTAATTCAGTTACTTTCAGTTGTAAACTTGTTAGCTTGTAACAGTTAATACTCAGCTCTTTATCTATAAAAACGTAGGACAGGTCTAAAATTTAGCGGGttatagaaaacaaaatatttttagacCTTTATTTAGGAAAAAATAtgatactttttaaaattagtaaaaaaaaggtttatgtttttaaaaagaaaaaaaaaaaattgagtctTTGAACTAGGTGGGCCTTAGGCACAGGCCTAACCCGCCTATGCCTAAGATTGAGGCTATATAAAAGGATGCTTTGTTCTTTTGTAATGCAACCGAAAATAGTTTGAGAAAGAAAGTTGAGTGAACACACGAAAGAGCTATTTTTAGAGATATTCTATtaagtaataaataaatttgaatttcgaGTATGATGAGATTTGAATGTAAATTGTAGCAAGAAAATTAGGAATGAAGAGAGAAGAATTGAGAAACTAAAGGGAAGCAGGGAGGTCTTTAAGGGTGTTTCCAAAGTGTTCATTGTCATTCGGATATTGCTTAAGGAAAAGTAATCGTCATTAATGTAAAAGTTCAAATGTCCTAATTTGAATATTGTAACACAATTatcattataatttttttttttgttgttgaaaacacaattatcattataatttttttttttttggaaaacacAACTATCATTATAGTTGAAATAAGGATTCTTTGGAAGGAGTTTAAAGAGGAATAAGTTCTCTACAAATTATAGAGGAAAGTTCAAACCTctctactttattttttttctttaatttctacaattttttttctctcagcATTGTTTTGTTCTCTTGTTTGTGAATtatgatttgattgcttaaactAAGTCTAAATTGAGGTTGTTATAGATATAGCAAAAGGCAtgtatagaaatatttaaattatagaacaataaataaattaagattagtgttttcaattttttttttttgaacatttTCAAGTACATAAATAATTAGAGAGTAATgcttaaaaaaaaagtgtatcaCAAGTCAATAATATGATCTTTATTTATAGACTTTTCACTcccatataaatataaatgacCACCATACAATTATTGGATGTTACCAACCATAAATTCAGTGTTTATAGTATTAATTGGGTGATCTGGAAGAATTTTAAGGTGTTAAAAAAGCCCTCCAAACGTTCAAAAAGCATGCAAATATAtgctaaaaaaaaacatttactagttactaattaccaTTTTTCAACTTTGGTCAATTCTTATCTAAGGTGTTCCAAACTACTCTTACTTGATTTTGAACCATTTATAcactttataaataaataaatcaaatctTCAACAACTATATTTTCAATAGCTATTATTCACTcacattcataaataattaataacattttttacaatttaagAATGATAATATGGAGAGGAAAATTACACAATTTATAATTATCATTTCTCAAGGATTTAGAACTCTTTTTTTATGATCATTATCAATACTTTGCAATTACATAATACATATTAcaatttaacaaaattaataattaaataatacactaaataaactaaaaacaaTGGTATTTATATATCAATTGTAATTCCACACATTTCATCAAGCTTTCTGTTAAAGTCAAAAATCTCCAACAACGATTTTTTGAATTTCCCCAAATTTCCATTAACATACgaaaataaaacataacaaaATACTTAGCAtaactatatgtatatataataaactaGAGCAAGAAGCAAAGATGGTACATAAATATTATATGATATGAAAGAGTACTTAATAACAAGATGataatttcttatatatttgttttgaaGGATTAATAACTAACTGAGATACACACTAAACTTAAAAAGCTTAGAAACTCCATTATTCTTTTGTGAGTTAATATTTACTCTCTTCAAAGTGGCATAACCATTGGCACCTTGGTACTTACCAACACCACCAATAACAGCAATATGAGACTCAGTAACACCCTTTTTTCTAACCCCAAAGAACCTCAAACCATTAGCCTCATCACCATCGCCAAAACTCGCCGTTAAGGCCATCATGTGGCTACTAATCCCTCCTTCAGAGGTTGCAACATAAATCCCTTGTGCCTTTCCAATCACTACTCGCAGACTATCATCGTGATGATGAGAGTGATCAGAGTTGTATATGCCCTCCTCGATAGGGGTCACTGTCCCAAACTCCAACTCTTGGAGGGTAGCTCTAGCCATAGGGAAGGATAAGCCAGGAAAACTAAGCATTTGAGGGAACGATTCGGTTGAGGGGACACGTACTCCATCTTTGGGAGGGATTAGGCCTAGTGGTTTGGAGAATGGAAGATCATTAGTGGTAGTGCTAGTGAGTTTAGTACTTGTTGTAACATTGAAAATGTCCCTCATTAGGAATGTGATTTTGTGATGATTATGGTTGTAATTATGGCGAGTTGGGTTTGAAACTGAGTTGCCTAGAGTACGAGTTGAGGATGATTGGTTGAAGATCAAGAGAAGGATCATGCAAGCTAAGGTTATGCAAGAAAGCTTAGACATATCTTTTCTCATTCTATTACTATTGAGGATGAGTTTGTGTTGATAagattttatttatgaaataagTGGTGAATTTGAATAATAAGCCTAAGAAGATTTGAAATTAGATGTAGTGGTTCAGTGGGAATAAGTAGTTGATTAGGTGGTATTAGTTGGTTCTTGTGTATTTAGTATGCCAACCACAGGTGAATAGgactataatataatttttttaatggaaatTAATAGAGTTTATGACTTCTTACTAATTTTTTGAGGGCTGAGTTcttcaaaaggaaaaaaaaaataacaatatagtTATTAAATTTCTCAACTCAATATAACTcgtgatattgaataaaaaaaaattgtacatgTATCATGTATGATATATTTTGTTGAAAGGTATGTATAGAAACatctaaatacaataaataaattcAGATTAGTGTTTTCAAATGTCATAAATTAATATTAgtgattttgtattaattttatgaattaaGTTTTACCAAAAATATATTCTATGAAATGGATTGGCTGTTTTGGACAAAATCcacttatattaatttttggagCTCCAATAATTAGTGATACTACAAatttaatggttttttttttttcattccatTCTTAATCTATATACACAAATCTAAATCTAAAGCTATTTGGATTTCGATATATTATACATTATAATCTACACATTTGTATTAAATGCTTTCTTTTTGGGAACgtaaaggaaaaattattctaaaaaatgtatttaatttaaaaagtagaTATATAAgttatttgtaaaatatttctTTAAGTAGTTTATTGGAGATACATGAGATTTGTTCCTTTACTATGTGGTATTATTTTatacttattatttttctaaaagtaaaaatgagtacatttaaaaatatatttatcaaaGAACACATTTtattaagaaatttttacatgaaaaatctattttacacaatttattacaaaattactcaTACACGCTTATACCTACTTTTTTACTTACAAAATTtgttttattacacatataccacttagtcatcattccatccatcatcaatcaaatcctactctcttccctctcttttttcattttctatcaatcaatccatcatttcactctttttttttcttttctttttatttttaattttatttcagtttttaattttttatttttaattttatttcagtttttaattttttatttttaattttattcagtttttaatttttaattttttttccataacaattcttcttttctttttatttataatttttaattgtaaagctagtttcttatatattgttgcttaggtctaggattgacttctatcaatcaatccatcatttcactctctttttttcttctttcctttttatttttaattttatttcagtttttaattaaatctttttaacttATTAGTTTAACTTTACAACTTCTGAAATACTTTCATGACAAAAGAGAAGACTTTGACTAGGCCATTCAACTAATATAAGCCTGTACAAATAAATTCGTACAATTTTAATGTCATTTTCATTCTCGCTGGACTAGCTCAAAGCCACGTCGAAATAATtagataacaaaataaaataataagaaacaatTACCGATGATATTCTATACTTGAAAAGAAAACGATCTAATTCATGCTTATAGTAGTATTGACGTGAGTagagttataaaattaatattagaaaagtatTAGGACAAACATGATTAAGATTTATGAGTGAAGGTGGCAAAGCTAATAGATTAGATTAACCTGGTCAgtcccatttttatatcatcaacgtgtaacaatgagatttatcatggatgttgatgttcaaagagtttttcctgtattttagtttgtatacagttgttttgtagttttattatagttttgctacttgcatatgttatttcactataaaattcatatgcaactatttgcacaaaacttactatgtataactactattttttagtctccatcaaattaaattcttgcataatatataaactatcataaaacgataatgcaactataaggcaactatttgcacttgcatacagttgttttgtagttttattatagttttgctacttgcatatgttatttcactataaaattaatatgcaactatttgcacaaaacttactatgtataactactatttcttagtccccatcaaattaaattcttgcataatatataaactatcataaaacgataatgcaaatataatgcaactatttgcacttgcatacagttgttttgtagttttgttatagttttgctacttgcatatgttatttcactataaaattaatatgcaactatttgcacaaaacttactatgtataactactatttcttagtccacatcaaattaaattcttgcataatatataaactatcataaaacgataatgcaactataagacaaccaaaacaaaaaataaatcaaaatgcaactgtatataacgtagatgtattattcatgaggtttttttttaaatttttcacatcatacattgttttggatttagtgggagctccagatctgtttgttacagatctacatttcatgaatatagatttcgatattagggggagttattttgattgaataaaatagaaaacaaatgtgtaatttcagtttcttcacagtttttctgatttttttcgtcattttcagtttagatcattgcatgtattcttttccagttgattttgccagaattaatagttgtatttttctcgttttggtttcattttggttgttttgcggttttgaaacgagcgcgtattttcatcttcatggttcgcttcCGTACAAattgaaggcttagtgcatgtggtatttttgtaaatatttgtatgtggactgtataaatatttaatgggccggcccaaagtatttttgtaattttttttccttatttgtatttttttatttttttcccttttattaatcaaaccaCCAAATACAAACACCAATGGCTACCACAACCAGCCTAAACACAAACCAACAGAAACAATTAACTAATCAAGTGAGCAATTGTCCTTAGCTTGGTATGACTCAATTTTTCCTTTTGTATAGAGTAATTTgtggtataaatatttaagtttaactctcagttgtaaataaataccttagtttattttttggcggtaataaaaaaaaaaatagtttaaatatactaataagaaaataacatgtggataataaattaacatttaatgATCAAGTACCTACAAAGTTCTAAAagtataacttaggtattattaccacTAAAAAGTAAACTTAAGTTATTTGCAACtggaaattaaacttaagtatataTGCCGCAACATATTTAGTAACATATAACTAACTAATCAAGTGAGCAATTGTCCTTGGTATGACCTAATTTTTCCTTTTGTATACTATACATTTTGTATTTAGTAACATATTTTATCTCCTTAAAGACATTCATAACAGTGAAAGAAAAATTATCATGTACACATCTAATTCTATTCCTTCAAATATTATATACAGTGGCTGAAAAAAAACCAAGCATAATTTTTTTGAACTGGTTCGATTTTTTTTAGCAATCTAGGACATCCATCCCTCAGTAACAGTCAGCCAAGCTGTAAATCCCAGTCATTCAAAAACAGCATTAACTAATCTCTTCGAAAAATCACAAGCAAAAAACAATTGCTCATGACTTTCGTTTTCTATGTAATAAATAGCGCAGACAGTAGATTTTAAATAGACATGAAATCTCACAAACTTATCCTGAGTAAGCAGTTGATTGTTAACCATTTCCCAAAAAATAAATCGATGCTTGGAAAGAGTGAGCCTACTCCAAATAGCTTCATTATAATTAACCACCTGCAGCGGTAATAAGCTGTTATACAGTTTTGAGGCCTTGAATTTACATCTGTTTCCAGTAGCCAGCAAGTTTTGCTCATCAAATTTCATTCTCAGATTACATATTTTGCACCAGGAGGGAGTTTGAACTCCCAAAATTCTTTACCTTTCAAATAAATTGCATTAACCCACTTGACCCAAAGAAGGTCATGTTTCTTCATAATAGCCCAGATATACTTGCCAAGTAAAGCTCTGTTCCAATTTGCTCCATCTCTAAAACCCATCCTTCCATAACTTTTAGGGAGGCAAACCTTTTCCCAAGAAGCCACGTGAATCTTACTTTTAACTCCTTTAAGGCCCCAAAATAAACCTCTACACAAAGTTTCTCAATCTCCTTGATAGTACTCTGAGGAAGAATGAAAATGTTCATCTAATAGTTACGCAAACCCAGTAAGACTGAATGAATCAACTGAGCTTTGCCTGCAAAAAAAAGGTGCCTCGTAGCCTAAGTAAGTAGCCTCATCTTTATTTTCCTGATTATAGGCTCACAATCCTCTTTCTTCCATTTGGTTGTTCTCAACGGGACTCCCAAATAATTGAGACGGAAGGAACACTCTTCAAATCTCAGAACTTCCAAAATACTATGCTTAACCTCATTAGAGACTTCCATGAAATAAACCATAGATTTAGAGTTATTAGAACTAAGCCCCAAGACTGAAATAAAATCATTAAGAGCCATTTTTTAATGACTAACAGCCTGGACCGAGCCTTTGAAAAACAAGATGAGGTCAATTTGCAAAACAAAGGTTAATCAACTTCATAAATTCGCAAAGTGGGTGGTATCTAAAAGACTTCTGGGAAGCTTCTAGATTTAGCCTTCTAGTGAAGTAATCAATGATGATTACAAAAAGTAAAAGGGATAATGAATCCCCTTTCCTCAATCCCTTCTCACCTCTGAAACTCTTTTGTAGTCTTCTATTAATCATAAGGGAATAAGAAGAGCCTTTCAAACAAATCATGACCCATCAAACAAATCTAGATGGAAAATTCAGACCATTAAGCAGTTCTTCTAAAAATACCTAATCAACCATATCATACGTTTTACTGAGGTCAATTTTTACCGCACATCTAGGAGAAAAGCTTTTCCTCCCAAAATTCTTGATCACATCTTGGAATATAAGAATGTTATGGGAAATTGATCTTTGCTTAATAAACGCTCCCTGATTCAAGCTCACATTAGAAGGATAGACTTTTTCCGATCTTTTACACATGAGCttagtaatatatttataaatagttGTGCAACAAGCTATAGGCTTATAGCCAATAGCTTTGCTTGGCATGTCAACTTTAGGGACTAGAGTAATAGATGTCTCATTAAATTGATGAGGAATAGTAcctgtataaaaaaaaatgtagaataGCTCTACTCACTTTCCCTCTAATTTCAAGCCACAACACCTTAAAAAACTCTGAGTTATAATCGTCTGGTCCAGGGCTTTTGGAACTAAGGATGCTGAACATGGATGATTCGATCTCCTTTACTGTAAAAAGTTGAATGAGGCCAAGCTGCTGGTTCAAATCAAGTGTATTTCCCATCTACAAACATTCATAGTCAATTCGATCAGTGGCTGAGCTAGCAGTCCCCATATAGATCTTGAAATGATCAAGAAAATGGTTCACAACATCTGCTAAATATTAACCAATTGCCCTTGGTCATTAATGAAACTaataattctattttttaaacatGCATAGAAATAGGTTGTATTATCATCACCCTTTTTCAGCCAAGTGATCTTACTCTTGTGAATCAAGAAGCATCTTAGAAGATTTGCCTGAAGACAAAACACAGCAACAACGTCTCCAACCCATGAAGTCGTGCTACTGTTGTCACAGAGCAATGCACCCCGACCCCCACATGGTGGTCAGGGGGTGGTGTAATCCCCAACTTCGGGCCACTCACACATTGTCCTCATTAAAGATAGTTTATAAACAACATGTTATCCACATTCGGGATAAACTCTTGACCTCGGGGTAGAGTACCCCGACCCCCAAGTGGTGGTCTCGCGGTACCACCCCTAACCCACTATCGACCCAACTTCAGTCCAAGAAAAAGGGGGCATGCTTCAAGCTCGGTGTGTACCCCAACCCCCAACACCACGGGGTGACTTCAGGGCGGCGTACCCTAACCCCCATATGATGGTCTTGGGGTATCACCCCCAACCTCCAATCTCGGCCACAGTTCAAAAAGCTTACTCGGGGTGTACCCCAACTCACCAATGTCGGGGTAACACCCAGTGCCGGGGTAATCGTGGTCGTATGGGAGTTGCTTGGGTCACGGAGTGTGTGTGCGTAGCTCGGGGCGTTTATGAGGTTTGGGCGATCTTAGGGCATGGTAAGTCAAAATGGTCATACCCCGACCCCCCAACTCAAGGCCCCATAGTGAGGCCAAAGTTAGTCTCGGGGTGTGGGGGTGCAACACGGGGTACATATTTTGAGCCCTAGAGGAGGTATCTTGGGGTGTGGGTAGGGTTGAACATCGGGGGAATTTACCAGGTTTTGGGTTTGC from Cannabis sativa cultivar Pink pepper isolate KNU-18-1 chromosome 2, ASM2916894v1, whole genome shotgun sequence encodes:
- the LOC115719789 gene encoding dirigent protein 10-like, whose translation is MRKDMSKLSCITLACMILLLIFNQSSSTRTLGNSVSNPTRHNYNHNHHKITFLMRDIFNVTTSTKLTSTTTNDLPFSKPLGLIPPKDGVRVPSTESFPQMLSFPGLSFPMARATLQELEFGTVTPIEEGIYNSDHSHHHDDSLRVVIGKAQGIYVATSEGGISSHMMALTASFGDGDEANGLRFFGVRKKGVTESHIAVIGGVGKYQGANGYATLKRVNINSQKNNGVSKLFKFSVYLS